The following coding sequences lie in one Myxococcales bacterium genomic window:
- a CDS encoding TerB family tellurite resistance protein, which translates to MFGKWLTRALAKDEEDEGTDLARVIREHLPNADAESVRVVTAIAGLLAAVAYADRDYSESEERLVRDELARVHGMTAAGVDAIADALRRGLVELTTVELPRSTRTMVELCDEELRLEVLGVLVDVAAADGRVSHAETTLLRQITTSLGLTQDDYNRAQAQHREKLSVLKA; encoded by the coding sequence GTGTTTGGAAAGTGGCTGACACGCGCGCTGGCAAAGGACGAAGAAGACGAGGGGACCGATCTCGCCCGGGTGATCCGTGAACATCTGCCGAACGCCGACGCCGAGAGCGTGCGAGTCGTGACCGCGATTGCGGGGCTGCTCGCGGCCGTTGCGTATGCCGATCGGGACTACTCGGAGAGTGAGGAGCGCCTCGTGCGCGACGAGCTGGCGCGCGTTCATGGGATGACGGCGGCCGGGGTCGATGCCATCGCCGACGCGCTGCGGCGCGGTCTGGTCGAGCTCACGACGGTCGAGCTGCCACGTTCGACGCGGACGATGGTCGAGCTGTGTGACGAGGAGCTGCGCCTCGAAGTGCTCGGTGTGCTGGTCGACGTCGCGGCCGCCGATGGGCGCGTCTCGCACGCCGAGACCACGCTGCTGCGTCAGATCACGACCAGCCTTGGCCTCACGCAGGACGACTACAACCGCGCCCAGGCACAGCACCGTGAGAAACTCTCGGTGCTGAAGGCCTGA